ATACGTTGTAAATAAGGCCGCAGAATCCGCCGCTTATCAGCTTTCCGAACCTTCAATATTAAGTTTCTACTTTCACCGGCGCCGCTACCTTCTATTTGCCACATGACCTTGGCACCGATGAAATCGTCCTCAATAGTCTGATTGGGGTCGAGCTGGAGGAAAATTTCATTGGGTTTTTTCCTGGTGACGAGGTTGGTGAAGTCTAATTCTTCAATGGAGGTGAGCGAGTTGAGATAGTCAATGACTCGTCCGTAGAGCTGATTCTCATGCATGCTGTCGTTGAATTTTGGGACTTTGAATTTGGGGATGGAGGGGTGGAGGGTGGGGAAGACAAAGGtggttttggggtttttttttttaatacttttatttaattaattattttaatattttaaatttgggtgggaaattttttttttttttttttaatttttaattttcaagtaaacccttaatgacacgtggtgcttAATTATTGTCTACATAGgcaccacatcatcagttaatgaGAGATTTAACAGCCAAACTAATGGATGTATAAAactatcccaaaattaacactttaggtataagtttgggacaaaaaaaacttcacatactaaatgttgaaaaccacaaaacttgaTGATAATAAACTGAAATTTACCCTTGAATATAAGTCAAAAATGGAGTTCTCATATCCTAATTACagaaaacaacataaaacttttctttttctacactttctacttTGTAGGTAACCATACAGGGAAAAAGAAAGTTTCTGATCTGGGTTATATCCAATCTTTCCCGAAGAAACGAAAGGCTctattgaaaccaaaactcaataccataattataaattaaatttcttacacTTTCTTAGCAGCCAAACGCACAGC
The nucleotide sequence above comes from Malus sylvestris chromosome 16, drMalSylv7.2, whole genome shotgun sequence. Encoded proteins:
- the LOC126609332 gene encoding AAA-ATPase At2g46620-like, whose protein sequence is MHENQLYGRVIDYLNSLTSIEELDFTNLVTRKKPNEIFLQLDPNQTIEDDFIGAKVMWQIEGSGAGESRNLILKVRKADKRRILRPYLQRIHIVAVELEQKKLELKLYMNVDAPDRTWKPVPFTHPSTLETILFGSKLELWAQERGWPKRMPKGRVGLSPAKTQKVEKGFSDLNK